From a single Bacillus pumilus genomic region:
- the nrdI gene encoding class Ib ribonucleoside-diphosphate reductase assembly flavoprotein NrdI, with protein MLITYESLTGNVQRFVHKITNNKYYIVKKITEDMLITEPFIHITYTIGFGEVPKLTQIFIHNNKEMLRGICSSGNKIWGNNFGLAADKIAKQYNVPILLKFELAGTDSDVAKFLQEVKFIDNQHKQYS; from the coding sequence ATGTTAATTACTTATGAGAGCTTGACAGGAAACGTTCAACGATTCGTTCATAAAATTACAAATAACAAATATTACATTGTTAAGAAAATAACTGAGGACATGTTGATTACTGAACCATTCATACATATTACATACACAATCGGATTTGGTGAGGTGCCAAAGTTAACTCAGATATTCATACATAACAACAAAGAAATGCTGAGAGGAATTTGTTCTAGTGGCAATAAAATTTGGGGAAATAATTTTGGACTGGCTGCAGATAAGATAGCAAAACAATACAATGTTCCAATCTTGCTCAAATTTGAATTAGCTGGGACAGATTCTGATGTAGCTAAGTTTTTACAGGAGGTTAAATTTATTGACAATCAGCACAAACAATATTCCTAA
- a CDS encoding antitoxin endoai → MGAAVRKLKKPYVHTRHLVDLEVVETVTTVHNPDGTSYIVEPGDVLSVNEFGEKNLVPKNHLLHYFEVGKLEDTSFYEEMAKGYEEMAKINSGISKESEYLESESEFTIAKFVTGKNHL, encoded by the coding sequence ATGGGAGCAGCTGTAAGAAAATTAAAAAAACCGTATGTACATACCAGACATCTAGTAGACCTTGAAGTAGTTGAAACAGTGACAACTGTTCATAATCCTGATGGAACATCTTACATCGTAGAACCTGGTGATGTGCTATCTGTTAATGAATTTGGAGAAAAAAATCTTGTACCTAAAAATCACTTATTACATTACTTTGAGGTTGGGAAACTTGAAGATACAAGTTTTTATGAAGAGATGGCCAAGGGATATGAAGAAATGGCAAAGATTAATTCTGGAATTTCTAAAGAGAGTGAATATTTAGAATCAGAATCTGAATTTACAATAGCAAAGTTTGTAACAGGTAAAAACCACTTATAA
- a CDS encoding DUF1653 domain-containing protein: MCDFKHYKGGTYKLVGEVIHTETEEELVVYHDMDGTVLWARPKERFFGKVVVDGKEIDRFTKINKKI, from the coding sequence ATGTGTGACTTCAAACATTATAAGGGCGGAACCTATAAACTCGTTGGAGAAGTCATTCATACAGAAACAGAAGAAGAGCTTGTTGTTTACCATGATATGGACGGCACTGTATTATGGGCAAGACCTAAAGAGAGGTTCTTTGGAAAAGTTGTTGTTGATGGGAAAGAGATCGACAGGTTCACAAAAATCAATAAGAAGATATGA
- a CDS encoding IDEAL domain-containing protein: MKFKIGQSVLISSRGVVGKVIKATHYVSIEKGKELSVIKYKVEVDGLLYAQEFDETLLTYEDKESKKIQIAEVNSLIDQALDTRDKDWFDDLIQQRKTLEEGLVE, from the coding sequence ATGAAATTTAAAATTGGTCAGAGTGTTCTGATTTCATCTAGGGGTGTTGTTGGTAAAGTTATTAAAGCAACACACTATGTGTCAATTGAAAAAGGAAAAGAACTGAGTGTTATTAAATATAAAGTTGAAGTGGATGGGCTTTTGTACGCCCAGGAATTTGATGAAACATTACTTACATATGAAGATAAAGAGTCTAAGAAGATTCAAATAGCTGAAGTAAATTCACTAATTGATCAAGCATTGGACACAAGAGATAAGGATTGGTTTGATGATTTAATTCAACAAAGAAAAACTTTAGAAGAAGGGTTAGTGGAGTAG
- a CDS encoding DNA-methyltransferase yields the protein MELNRVYNENCLSKEKNKGMNRIPDKSVDLILCDLPYGVTNQNKWDQILPLNELWEQYNRVIKDNGAIVLTAVKPFSSMLITSNPKMYRYDIIWEKNKSTGFLNAKKMPLRSHEEILVFYKKLPTYNPQKTTGHKPANTYTKHTSDGTNYGKTKQGIAGGGQTDRYPTSVWKIPVMNNDDPRKFHPTQKPIELYERIIKTFSNQNQVVLDNCSGAGTVAIACINTGRNYIGFEWNEECPQQYYNPSVQWIKNHIELNRNTIT from the coding sequence TTGGAGTTAAATAGGGTTTACAATGAAAACTGTTTAAGCAAAGAAAAAAACAAAGGAATGAATCGAATTCCTGATAAATCTGTTGATCTTATATTATGCGATCTTCCCTACGGAGTAACCAATCAAAACAAATGGGATCAAATACTCCCCTTAAATGAATTGTGGGAACAATATAACAGAGTAATAAAAGACAACGGAGCAATTGTTTTAACGGCAGTTAAGCCATTTTCATCAATGTTGATTACGAGTAACCCTAAAATGTATAGATACGATATTATTTGGGAGAAAAATAAGAGCACTGGTTTTCTGAATGCTAAAAAGATGCCATTGAGATCCCATGAAGAAATTCTAGTATTCTATAAAAAATTGCCTACATATAATCCCCAGAAAACAACTGGGCATAAACCAGCTAATACATATACAAAACACACAAGCGATGGAACAAATTACGGTAAAACTAAGCAAGGAATTGCAGGGGGTGGACAAACTGATAGATACCCAACCAGTGTTTGGAAGATTCCTGTAATGAATAATGATGATCCAAGAAAATTCCACCCAACACAAAAACCGATTGAGTTATATGAAAGAATTATCAAAACATTTTCAAACCAAAATCAAGTAGTATTAGACAATTGCAGTGGTGCGGGTACTGTTGCTATTGCTTGTATTAATACAGGTAGAAATTACATAGGTTTTGAGTGGAATGAAGAATGCCCACAGCAATATTACAACCCCTCAGTACAGTGGATCAAGAACCACATCGAACTGAATCGTAATACAATAACATAA
- a CDS encoding site-specific DNA-methyltransferase, with the protein MKIIEQKTTLEKNKVYQMDCLEGMKLIPNKSIDMILCDLPYGTTKCKWDTIIPLEALWEQYKRIIKDNGAIVLTASQPFTTTLVNSNLEWFKYCWVWEKTKAGNFIQAKNMPLKLHEDICVFSKGVVIHKGQSDRRMNYNPQGVKEVDKKWIRPRVYESEHQFKRPSHKSVRNIKQEGYPSSVLKFNSVHNPPHPTQKPVGLFEYLIKTYSNERDVVLDNCMGSGTTAVACENLNRQWIGFEIESKYIEVVNNRLKELRSVDSFK; encoded by the coding sequence GTGAAAATTATTGAGCAAAAAACTACGCTTGAGAAAAACAAAGTTTATCAAATGGATTGCTTAGAAGGTATGAAGCTTATTCCAAATAAATCAATTGATATGATTTTATGTGATTTACCTTATGGAACAACAAAATGCAAATGGGATACGATTATTCCGTTAGAAGCACTTTGGGAGCAATATAAAAGAATTATAAAAGATAATGGCGCAATTGTTTTAACTGCAAGTCAACCTTTTACGACAACATTAGTAAATAGCAACTTAGAATGGTTTAAGTATTGTTGGGTTTGGGAGAAAACTAAGGCTGGAAACTTTATTCAAGCAAAAAACATGCCCCTAAAATTACACGAAGATATTTGTGTTTTTTCAAAGGGAGTAGTGATTCATAAGGGTCAATCTGACCGAAGAATGAATTATAATCCCCAAGGGGTAAAAGAAGTCGATAAAAAATGGATTAGACCCCGTGTGTACGAGTCGGAACATCAGTTTAAGAGGCCTTCCCATAAAAGCGTTCGAAATATAAAACAAGAGGGGTATCCATCATCTGTCTTGAAGTTTAATTCGGTTCATAACCCACCACACCCAACTCAAAAACCAGTCGGATTATTTGAGTATCTAATTAAAACTTACTCAAACGAAAGGGATGTTGTACTAGATAATTGTATGGGATCTGGAACAACTGCAGTAGCTTGTGAGAACTTAAATCGACAATGGATTGGCTTTGAAATTGAAAGTAAATACATAGAAGTTGTGAATAATAGGCTGAAAGAATTGCGAAGTGTAGACAGTTTCAAATAA
- a CDS encoding 5' nucleotidase, NT5C type has protein sequence MKRKVIAIDMDDVLADFLPAWVKAINQHDDPTLKCENIKSWNILNYVNTKNDVFRHLTYDFFKGLSVKKDSQKVVKNLFDFYEVYVVTTATAHPESLKAKLEWLKEHFPFISYDHVVLCGNKKIIKADYMIDDGIHNLETFEGVGMVFDAPHNENDNRFVRVKNWSEIGFKLL, from the coding sequence ATGAAAAGAAAAGTAATTGCAATTGATATGGATGATGTATTGGCTGATTTCTTACCAGCTTGGGTAAAAGCAATCAATCAACATGATGACCCAACTTTAAAATGTGAAAACATAAAATCTTGGAACATCTTAAATTATGTGAATACAAAAAATGATGTTTTCAGGCATTTAACGTATGACTTTTTTAAAGGTTTATCAGTTAAGAAAGATAGTCAAAAAGTTGTTAAGAATCTATTTGATTTCTACGAAGTGTATGTTGTTACTACTGCAACAGCACATCCAGAATCATTAAAAGCTAAATTAGAATGGCTCAAGGAACACTTTCCATTTATCTCGTATGACCATGTTGTTCTATGTGGAAATAAAAAGATCATTAAAGCTGATTACATGATTGATGATGGAATACATAACTTGGAGACATTTGAAGGTGTAGGCATGGTATTTGATGCTCCACATAATGAAAATGATAACAGATTTGTCCGTGTAAAGAATTGGTCAGAAATTGGATTTAAATTGCTTTAA
- a CDS encoding AAA family ATPase — MIIILEGCDCCYKSTVAKQLSKKLDYKILRGSSFELAKGSQGSLYDYCFELTKHEKIIIDRYIYSNLVYATTFPGHAKLSEEQVSIIENKLLGKAKLIYLYARPEAIKERILSRGDDQVNTKDVEPIVKLYNDVIPKSKLHTYSFDTVKYNSDEIVDDIIYLVSEEGS; from the coding sequence ATGATCATTATTTTAGAGGGATGTGACTGCTGCTATAAATCTACAGTAGCAAAGCAGCTGTCAAAAAAGCTAGATTACAAGATACTACGAGGTTCATCGTTTGAATTAGCTAAAGGAAGCCAGGGCAGCCTATATGATTATTGTTTTGAACTTACAAAACATGAAAAAATAATTATCGATAGATACATATATTCCAACCTTGTTTATGCAACGACGTTTCCTGGCCATGCAAAGCTTTCAGAAGAGCAAGTAAGCATTATTGAGAACAAATTGCTGGGCAAGGCCAAGTTAATCTATCTGTATGCAAGACCTGAAGCAATTAAAGAAAGGATTCTTAGTAGAGGAGATGATCAGGTTAACACGAAAGACGTTGAACCAATTGTAAAACTATACAATGATGTGATACCAAAATCAAAATTACATACATACTCATTTGACACAGTGAAGTACAACAGCGATGAAATTGTTGATGACATTATCTACTTGGTCAGTGAGGAAGGTTCATGA